A region of Streptomyces paludis DNA encodes the following proteins:
- a CDS encoding DeoR/GlpR family DNA-binding transcription regulator: MLRTERHARILEHVSAKGGVDVHELSRLLNVSGATVRRDLQHLSRLHLLRRTHGGAVVGSIGLEVPVQHRAERRRPEKQAIARAAAALVPEGAVVGMTGGTTVTEVARLLAGRGPVTIVTNAVNIAAELVLHRDVNLVVIGGNARTASYELVGPIAEKTLADHHTDMTFLGVDGISAAHGCTTHDQLEAATDRAFAAGSGRTVVVADHSKIGKVTFAKICPLTDIHHLVTDDGAPRDQLARIADAGVPVTVVESR, encoded by the coding sequence ATGCTGCGAACTGAGCGTCATGCGCGGATACTTGAGCATGTCTCCGCGAAAGGCGGCGTGGACGTCCATGAGCTGTCCCGGCTGCTGAACGTCTCGGGCGCGACCGTACGGCGCGATCTCCAGCATCTCAGCCGGCTGCATCTGCTGCGCCGTACACACGGCGGGGCGGTGGTCGGCAGCATCGGTCTGGAGGTGCCCGTGCAGCACCGCGCGGAGCGCCGCCGGCCCGAGAAGCAGGCCATCGCGCGGGCGGCGGCGGCGCTGGTGCCGGAGGGCGCGGTGGTCGGGATGACCGGCGGCACGACCGTCACGGAGGTGGCCCGGCTGCTGGCCGGGCGCGGGCCGGTCACCATCGTCACCAACGCCGTGAACATCGCCGCCGAACTCGTCCTGCACCGGGATGTCAATCTGGTCGTCATCGGCGGCAACGCGCGCACCGCCAGCTATGAACTCGTCGGCCCCATCGCGGAGAAGACCCTCGCCGACCACCACACGGACATGACGTTCCTGGGCGTGGACGGCATCAGCGCCGCGCACGGCTGTACGACCCACGACCAGCTGGAGGCGGCGACGGACCGCGCCTTCGCGGCGGGCAGCGGACGGACGGTGGTCGTGGCGGACCACTCGAAGATCGGGAAGGTCACCTTCGCCAAGATCTGTCCGCTGACGGACATCCACCATCTCGTCACGGACGACGGCGCGCCGCGGGACCAGCTGGCGCGCATCGCGGACGCCGGGGTGCCGGTGACCGTCGTCGAGAGCCGCTGA
- a CDS encoding DUF742 domain-containing protein, with product MTGPPGLPAPRERRQPETDVTDPGRLYVITGGPDGAERASLDLVTMIMARDDPSPTVQPERAAILRLCRAPLSVAELSAYLGLPFSVVTALLTELLAAELVESREPVVRASLPDRSLLEAVMHGLQRL from the coding sequence ATGACCGGCCCTCCCGGTCTGCCCGCCCCTCGGGAGCGCCGGCAGCCCGAGACGGATGTCACCGACCCCGGCCGGCTGTACGTGATCACCGGCGGTCCGGACGGCGCCGAGCGCGCGTCCCTCGATCTGGTCACCATGATCATGGCGCGTGACGATCCGTCACCGACGGTCCAGCCGGAACGCGCCGCCATCCTCCGGCTCTGCCGGGCGCCCCTCTCCGTGGCCGAGCTGTCCGCCTATCTCGGCCTCCCGTTCAGCGTGGTGACCGCGCTGCTGACCGAACTCCTGGCGGCCGAACTGGTCGAATCCCGCGAGCCCGTCGTACGCGCCTCGCTCCCCGACCGGTCCCTTCTCGAAGCGGTGATGCATGGACTTCAGAGACTCTGA
- a CDS encoding phosphatase PAP2 family protein, producing MTTNARAGTAERKQEPSARPPLVRELLLVVGLFLVYKLGRQAATGHTAEAFRNADRVWDWERALRLPGEGGVQALLLHDSTLVHLANTYYATVHFPATVLFLGWLYWRRPAHYLWSRRVLAALTGAALALHLLMPLAPPRLLARTGLVDTGRVYGPTVYGASPAHDTLANQFAAMPSLHVGWALMVAVGLIAATRTRWRWLWLLHPLVTLFVVVGTANHYWLDAVVAVAMLGVALAFLRAPGRPGAVRGRARSLVVRSGGGVREPAAGPAAVPVATSGAAR from the coding sequence GTGACCACCAACGCCCGCGCTGGGACCGCCGAACGGAAGCAGGAACCTTCCGCCCGACCGCCCCTCGTACGTGAACTGCTGCTCGTCGTCGGCCTCTTTCTCGTCTACAAGCTCGGCCGGCAGGCCGCCACCGGCCACACCGCCGAGGCGTTCCGCAACGCGGACCGGGTCTGGGACTGGGAGCGGGCGCTCCGTCTGCCGGGGGAGGGCGGCGTCCAGGCGCTGCTGCTGCACGACAGCACCCTCGTCCACCTGGCGAACACCTACTACGCGACCGTGCACTTTCCGGCGACGGTGCTCTTCCTGGGCTGGCTCTACTGGCGCCGGCCCGCCCACTACCTCTGGTCGCGCCGGGTCCTCGCCGCCCTGACCGGCGCCGCGCTCGCCCTGCATCTGCTGATGCCGCTCGCCCCGCCGCGGCTGCTCGCCCGGACCGGGCTGGTGGACACCGGGCGGGTGTACGGGCCGACGGTGTACGGCGCGTCCCCCGCGCACGACACCCTGGCCAACCAGTTCGCGGCGATGCCCTCGCTCCATGTCGGCTGGGCCCTGATGGTCGCGGTCGGCCTCATCGCCGCCACCCGGACGCGGTGGCGGTGGCTCTGGCTGCTGCACCCGCTGGTGACGCTGTTCGTGGTCGTGGGCACCGCCAACCACTACTGGCTCGACGCCGTCGTGGCCGTCGCGATGCTGGGGGTCGCGCTGGCGTTCCTCCGCGCGCCGGGGCGGCCCGGGGCCGTCCGGGGCCGGGCCCGGTCCCTGGTCGTACGGTCCGGGGGCGGCGTCCGGGAGCCCGCCGCCGGGCCCGCCGCCGTACCCGTGGCCACGTCGGGAGCCGCGCGATGA
- a CDS encoding TetR/AcrR family transcriptional regulator, translating into MTTQPRRSKITPEREQEFYEAALDLLREDGYEALTMEGVAARSRCGKSTLYRQWGTKQRLVAAALRGTRCVRLADIDTGTLEGDLRAVARSAALFSARDTSLTHALGHAVLQNPELLRALREALIEPEIAAINAMVRRAVERGEIAADNPAAEFVSVQLSGVIRARPMLEGLPADEAYLTRFIQASILPALIRRTATPS; encoded by the coding sequence ATGACGACGCAGCCACGCCGCTCCAAGATCACGCCGGAGCGGGAGCAGGAGTTCTACGAGGCCGCCCTCGACCTCCTCCGCGAGGACGGCTACGAGGCCCTGACCATGGAGGGCGTCGCCGCCCGCTCACGCTGCGGAAAGTCCACGCTCTACCGGCAGTGGGGCACCAAGCAGCGGCTCGTCGCCGCGGCCCTGCGCGGCACGCGCTGCGTCCGGCTCGCCGACATCGACACCGGCACCCTGGAGGGCGACCTGCGCGCCGTGGCCCGCTCGGCGGCGCTCTTCTCGGCGCGCGACACCTCCCTGACCCACGCGCTCGGCCACGCGGTCCTCCAGAACCCGGAGCTGCTGCGGGCCCTGCGCGAAGCCCTCATCGAACCGGAGATCGCGGCGATCAACGCCATGGTCCGGCGGGCGGTGGAACGCGGCGAGATCGCGGCGGACAACCCCGCCGCGGAATTCGTCTCGGTCCAGCTGTCGGGCGTCATCCGCGCCCGTCCCATGCTGGAGGGCCTCCCCGCCGACGAGGCATACCTCACACGCTTCATCCAGGCGTCGATCCTCCCCGCGCTGATCCGCCGGACGGCGACGCCCTCCTAG
- a CDS encoding cytochrome P450, which yields MTTPFSPRPGSDDRPVPPPGCPAHGLSPYDIDSLSGMPGPRRLYGPEAERDPMGLYEKLRAEHGPVAPVLLQGDVPAWLVLGHSENLHMTRTPSQFSRDSRRWRALHDGSAPPDHPLAPVFTWQPICVFADGADHERLRGAVTDSIARIDHRGVRRYINRYSNRLVNDFCQDGRADLVSSFAEHLPMMVMAQILGMPEEYSERLVQAARDMIKGTETANESNAYVMAALMRLVKRRRIVPEEDFATWLVEHPAGLTDDEVGQHLRLVLIAAYETTANLIANVLRMVLTDPRFRAQLSGGHMTLPDAVEQTLWDEPPFTTIFGRWAVGDTELGGQRIKAGDALIVGIAAANVDPVVRPDLRAHMQGNRAHLAFSGGPHECPGQDIGRAIADTGIDALLMRLPDLQLAVEESELRYSGALMSHQLTELPVTFAPRPPQDVAGPPSATAAAPRPQWQVESPRPGSAPIVPQEAYATPAFAAASAPGTAAAPGPAPDPATEPAPVASPVPAQRTGSAPQRAWAAVARWWNGS from the coding sequence GTGACCACCCCCTTCTCCCCCCGGCCCGGGTCGGACGACCGCCCGGTGCCGCCCCCCGGCTGCCCGGCCCACGGCCTGAGCCCGTACGACATAGACAGCCTGAGCGGTATGCCCGGGCCCCGGCGGCTCTACGGGCCCGAGGCCGAACGCGATCCGATGGGCCTGTACGAGAAACTGCGCGCCGAGCACGGGCCCGTGGCCCCCGTACTGCTCCAGGGCGACGTACCGGCCTGGCTGGTGCTCGGCCACAGCGAGAACCTGCACATGACGCGTACGCCGTCGCAGTTCTCCCGCGACTCCCGGCGCTGGCGCGCGCTCCACGACGGCAGCGCGCCCCCGGACCACCCCCTGGCACCCGTCTTCACCTGGCAGCCGATCTGTGTGTTCGCCGACGGCGCCGACCACGAGCGGCTGCGCGGCGCGGTCACCGACTCGATCGCCCGGATCGACCACCGGGGCGTCCGGCGCTACATCAACCGCTACAGCAACCGGCTGGTCAACGACTTCTGCCAGGACGGCCGCGCCGATCTGGTCAGCAGCTTCGCCGAGCACCTGCCGATGATGGTGATGGCGCAGATCCTCGGCATGCCCGAGGAGTACAGCGAACGGCTCGTCCAGGCCGCCCGCGACATGATCAAGGGCACCGAGACCGCCAACGAGTCCAACGCCTATGTGATGGCCGCCCTGATGCGGCTGGTCAAGCGGCGCCGCATCGTCCCCGAGGAGGACTTCGCGACCTGGCTCGTGGAGCACCCGGCCGGGCTCACCGACGACGAGGTCGGCCAGCATCTGCGGCTCGTGCTCATCGCGGCGTACGAGACGACCGCCAACCTCATCGCGAACGTACTGCGCATGGTGCTCACCGACCCCCGCTTCCGGGCCCAGTTGAGCGGCGGCCACATGACCCTGCCGGACGCGGTCGAGCAGACACTGTGGGACGAGCCGCCGTTCACCACGATCTTCGGCCGGTGGGCGGTCGGTGACACCGAACTCGGCGGCCAGCGCATCAAGGCGGGCGACGCGCTGATCGTCGGGATCGCCGCGGCCAACGTGGACCCGGTCGTACGGCCCGATCTCCGCGCCCACATGCAGGGCAACCGGGCCCATCTCGCCTTCAGCGGCGGCCCGCACGAGTGCCCGGGGCAGGACATCGGCCGCGCCATCGCGGACACCGGGATCGACGCGCTGCTGATGCGGCTGCCGGATCTCCAGCTCGCCGTCGAGGAGAGCGAACTGCGCTACTCCGGCGCCCTGATGTCGCACCAGCTGACCGAACTGCCGGTGACCTTCGCGCCCCGGCCCCCGCAGGACGTCGCCGGCCCGCCGAGCGCGACGGCCGCCGCGCCGCGACCGCAGTGGCAGGTGGAGTCGCCCCGGCCCGGCTCGGCACCGATCGTGCCGCAGGAGGCGTACGCGACCCCGGCCTTCGCCGCCGCCTCCGCTCCTGGCACCGCTGCCGCGCCCGGACCCGCTCCCGATCCCGCCACCGAACCGGCGCCGGTCGCGAGCCCGGTCCCGGCGCAGCGCACCGGCAGCGCGCCGCAGCGCGCCTGGGCGGCGGTGGCCCGCTGGTGGAACGGTAGTTGA
- a CDS encoding sensor histidine kinase, producing MVRVEAPPIDQPSPVVRALALPVALMAAATAVVVAAAPDAARIPLVLYGVAATGVVAWCAAELARRRMTATLLRAQHAHRVAALERRLAEHDEESVRLGKELMPAAIHRLRQGQSPQEVMRDIVDADERYRELPAAQRSLLNSVLKIVDDEDAMRESAQRSFVNIARRVQSIVHQQASELREMEEAHGRNPEVFDDLLRIDHGTALIGRLADSIAVLGKARPGRQWPKPVPLFSVLRGAMSRILEYQRVDLHSIAKVAIVGTAVEPLIHACAELLDNATRYSPPQTRVHVTAVEVQTGIAIEIEDGGVSLSEEARARAERMLAKAQAGIDLNDLGETPRLGMAVVGRLCQMYHLQVSLRQSAYGGVRAVLIVPRDVVTTGPAPGIAHGIGATAGPRGVPNDLPTKDMLRPAHRVRAVTGPQPSAPVTVPRPAAAPVVVPAIEDDVPVVTEWTENGLPQRRSRGRAPLGSHNLGLINNGHASAAGGTYGSGGSYGTPPATVNGARPDRSPATGRPRGPGTDAPGRSAPGEEKPGPGIWLEAFTKAVNGTPQEPSAGAGEPPDRRPGDLGDSDDARDKGDLK from the coding sequence ATGGTTCGAGTTGAAGCACCCCCCATTGATCAGCCGTCCCCCGTCGTGCGCGCGCTCGCCCTTCCCGTCGCCCTGATGGCCGCCGCCACCGCCGTCGTCGTCGCGGCAGCCCCGGACGCCGCGCGCATACCGCTGGTGCTGTACGGCGTGGCCGCCACCGGAGTGGTCGCCTGGTGCGCCGCGGAGCTGGCCCGCCGCCGGATGACCGCCACGCTCCTGCGCGCCCAGCACGCCCACCGCGTCGCCGCCCTGGAGCGGCGCCTCGCCGAACACGACGAGGAGTCCGTACGGCTCGGCAAGGAACTCATGCCGGCCGCGATCCACCGGCTGCGCCAGGGCCAGTCGCCCCAGGAGGTCATGCGCGACATCGTCGACGCCGACGAGCGCTACCGCGAACTGCCCGCCGCCCAGCGCTCCCTGCTGAACTCCGTCCTCAAGATCGTCGACGACGAGGACGCCATGCGCGAGTCCGCGCAGCGCTCCTTCGTGAACATCGCGCGCCGTGTGCAGTCGATCGTCCACCAGCAGGCCAGCGAGCTGCGCGAGATGGAGGAGGCCCACGGCCGCAACCCCGAGGTCTTCGACGATCTGCTGCGCATCGACCACGGCACCGCGCTGATCGGCCGGCTCGCCGACAGCATCGCCGTGCTCGGCAAGGCCCGCCCGGGACGCCAGTGGCCCAAGCCCGTACCGCTGTTCAGTGTGCTGCGCGGGGCGATGTCCCGGATCCTGGAGTACCAGCGCGTCGATCTGCACTCCATCGCCAAGGTCGCCATCGTCGGCACCGCTGTCGAACCCCTCATCCACGCCTGCGCCGAACTCCTCGACAACGCCACCCGCTACTCGCCGCCGCAGACCCGCGTCCATGTCACCGCCGTCGAGGTGCAGACCGGTATCGCGATCGAGATCGAGGACGGCGGCGTCAGCCTCAGCGAGGAGGCCCGCGCCCGGGCCGAGCGCATGCTCGCCAAGGCCCAGGCCGGGATCGACCTCAACGACCTGGGGGAGACCCCCCGGCTCGGGATGGCCGTGGTCGGACGGCTCTGCCAGATGTACCACCTCCAGGTCTCGCTGCGGCAGTCCGCGTACGGCGGCGTCCGCGCCGTCCTCATCGTGCCGCGCGATGTCGTGACCACCGGGCCCGCGCCCGGCATCGCCCACGGCATCGGCGCCACCGCCGGCCCCCGCGGCGTCCCCAACGACCTGCCCACCAAGGACATGCTGCGCCCCGCCCACCGGGTCCGGGCGGTCACCGGCCCCCAGCCGTCGGCCCCGGTCACGGTCCCCAGGCCCGCCGCCGCCCCCGTCGTCGTGCCCGCCATCGAGGACGACGTACCCGTCGTCACCGAGTGGACGGAGAACGGACTGCCCCAGCGGCGCAGCCGCGGCCGCGCCCCGCTCGGCTCCCACAACCTCGGCCTGATCAACAACGGACACGCGTCCGCCGCCGGCGGCACCTACGGCTCCGGCGGCTCGTACGGCACCCCGCCGGCCACCGTCAACGGCGCTCGCCCGGACCGGAGTCCAGCCACCGGCCGGCCCCGGGGACCCGGCACGGACGCCCCCGGCCGGAGCGCCCCCGGCGAGGAGAAGCCAGGCCCCGGCATCTGGCTCGAAGCGTTCACGAAAGCGGTCAACGGCACCCCCCAGGAGCCGTCCGCCGGGGCCGGCGAGCCCCCGGACCGGCGCCCCGGTGACCTCGGCGACTCCGACGACGCGCGCGACAAGGGAGATCTCAAGTGA
- a CDS encoding TetR/AcrR family transcriptional regulator, producing MTVQRADARRNYARILAVAEAEVAAHGADASLEQIARTAGVGSATVRRHFPGRRALLDAVFSERIEALRARAEELAAAADARAALLDWLGALTTYAASARGLAGALVQDGTDDQDHVNACSTKMTEAAEPLLRNAARAGAVAPGVTAADLLTLITGIALATEHHPDPAAEAHRLLGLAMEGFSPLR from the coding sequence ATGACCGTCCAGCGCGCGGACGCCCGGCGCAACTACGCGCGGATCCTCGCCGTGGCCGAGGCCGAGGTCGCCGCGCACGGCGCCGACGCCTCCCTGGAACAGATCGCCCGCACCGCGGGGGTCGGATCGGCGACCGTACGCCGGCACTTCCCGGGCCGGCGCGCGCTGCTGGACGCGGTGTTCAGCGAGCGGATCGAGGCCCTGCGCGCCCGCGCCGAGGAGCTGGCCGCGGCGGCCGACGCACGGGCCGCGCTGCTCGACTGGCTGGGGGCCCTCACCACGTACGCCGCCTCCGCGCGGGGCCTGGCCGGCGCGCTGGTCCAGGACGGGACGGACGACCAGGACCATGTGAACGCCTGCTCGACGAAGATGACCGAGGCGGCCGAACCACTGCTGCGGAACGCCGCGCGGGCCGGCGCGGTGGCACCGGGCGTCACGGCCGCCGACCTGCTCACCCTGATCACCGGCATCGCCCTGGCCACGGAACACCATCCGGACCCCGCCGCCGAGGCGCACCGCCTGCTCGGCCTGGCCATGGAGGGGTTCAGCCCCCTGAGGTGA
- a CDS encoding roadblock/LC7 domain-containing protein: MIQQRANMDWMLKELADGVPQIHQIVVLSADGLRIARHGGDPDAADRLAAACAGLQSLAAAVAVEIPHSDGRMRLVVIEIGGGFFYLMEAGAGAYLAVLAADTVDAGLVGARMRDMVVRIGAHLTSPPRHDGQAG; this comes from the coding sequence GTGATTCAGCAGCGGGCCAACATGGACTGGATGCTCAAGGAGCTGGCCGACGGCGTGCCGCAGATCCACCAGATCGTGGTGCTCTCCGCGGACGGACTCAGGATCGCCCGGCACGGCGGTGACCCCGACGCCGCCGACCGGCTCGCGGCCGCCTGCGCCGGCCTCCAGAGCCTGGCCGCCGCCGTCGCCGTCGAGATCCCGCACAGCGACGGCCGGATGCGGCTCGTCGTCATCGAGATCGGGGGCGGCTTCTTCTATCTGATGGAGGCCGGAGCCGGCGCCTATCTCGCCGTCCTCGCCGCCGACACGGTCGACGCCGGCCTGGTCGGCGCCCGGATGCGGGACATGGTCGTACGGATCGGCGCCCACCTGACCAGCCCGCCGCGCCACGACGGGCAGGCCGGATGA
- a CDS encoding DMT family protein yields MSGATALAIALSLVSAFAYASAAVAQERLAARTVPGTPLFTLLGRGAWWGAVGLNATGALLHVVALTYGPLTVVQPLGALTLVAAVPLGAHRVGRRVGRGEWRGTAYTLAGLAIILLTAAGSDPAATLGLPQALGVAGVALALVALLSRPGARPGLRHAAASGLISGVASALTQTVTVAATARDVDALPWWQVGAVALVVAAFAAGGLLLSQTAYRGGLGAPLAVLTLANPVAASLIGLTLLGERLQGGAVGVVAALSGAVVAARGVVLLTRATVVVPVPAPPAVPREVLVPEPVAVRVPAQPARRGGLVRQRSRRWGAAAVPVAVAPGVVPALGQLVAERELTVRGGRPSPVRALRARRERRRHSRLGRARGSKDCTYQ; encoded by the coding sequence ATGAGCGGCGCGACGGCCCTCGCGATCGCCCTGTCGCTCGTCTCGGCGTTCGCGTACGCCTCGGCGGCCGTGGCGCAGGAGCGGCTCGCCGCCCGTACCGTCCCCGGCACCCCGCTGTTCACCCTGCTCGGCCGGGGCGCCTGGTGGGGGGCGGTCGGGCTGAACGCGACGGGCGCGCTGCTGCATGTCGTGGCGCTGACGTACGGGCCGCTCACGGTCGTCCAGCCGCTGGGCGCGCTCACCCTGGTCGCGGCCGTGCCGCTGGGCGCGCACCGGGTCGGCCGGCGGGTCGGCCGGGGCGAGTGGCGCGGTACGGCGTACACACTGGCCGGGCTCGCGATCATCCTGCTGACCGCCGCCGGCTCGGACCCCGCCGCGACGCTCGGTCTGCCACAGGCCCTCGGCGTGGCGGGCGTGGCGCTGGCCCTGGTCGCGCTGCTGAGCCGGCCGGGCGCCCGGCCGGGACTGCGCCACGCGGCGGCCTCCGGGCTGATCTCGGGCGTCGCCTCCGCCCTCACCCAGACCGTGACGGTCGCCGCGACGGCCCGCGACGTGGACGCGCTGCCGTGGTGGCAGGTCGGCGCGGTGGCGCTGGTGGTCGCGGCCTTCGCGGCCGGTGGGCTGCTGCTCTCGCAGACGGCCTACCGGGGCGGTCTGGGGGCGCCGCTCGCGGTCCTCACCCTCGCCAACCCGGTCGCCGCCTCCCTGATCGGCCTCACCCTCCTCGGCGAGCGGCTCCAGGGCGGCGCGGTGGGCGTGGTGGCGGCGCTGTCGGGCGCGGTGGTGGCGGCGCGCGGTGTGGTGCTGCTCACGCGGGCGACGGTCGTGGTGCCCGTACCGGCGCCGCCCGCCGTGCCGCGGGAGGTGCTCGTACCCGAGCCGGTGGCCGTACGGGTGCCCGCGCAGCCGGCCCGGCGCGGCGGTCTCGTCCGGCAGCGCTCCCGGCGCTGGGGCGCGGCGGCGGTGCCGGTGGCGGTGGCGCCCGGGGTGGTGCCCGCGCTGGGCCAGCTCGTCGCCGAGCGGGAGCTGACCGTACGCGGCGGACGGCCCTCGCCGGTCCGGGCGCTCCGGGCCCGCCGGGAGCGCCGGCGGCACTCGCGGCTGGGCCGGGCGCGCGGAAGCAAGGACTGCACGTATCAGTAG
- a CDS encoding terpene synthase family protein, with amino-acid sequence MSRVSEQRLVRQLPAVPFYCPVPPARHPAADALNERTVAWMLRRRLDTDERQVKRLAVCDFGGLTAATMPYGRFEPLTLMAKLHAVLFSLDDGVCDEAGATAERLAQETSRIMRAVEAPEAGSAGDSPHTAALRRLRVELEAFASPRQLRRMTEAMRVYTSGLVWEASWRGRPDLPSLDDYVALWMRSIGMAPSTAMIEIVGGFSVPDRDLQDARVRALTEITWTLVSWDNDLYSRNKELERADDNLNLIDVVCQEQDCEPRRALVRVVTMRDRVMVLFERLAAQVLDEAGKDLRQYVHGLAQFVRGHLDWASSCPRYAVESGPRAAPGGWWKPQPADNSLEPLPIPTIAWWWDQLDSD; translated from the coding sequence ATGTCCCGTGTCTCGGAACAGCGCCTGGTCCGACAGCTCCCGGCCGTGCCGTTCTACTGCCCCGTCCCGCCCGCGCGCCACCCCGCCGCCGACGCGCTGAACGAGCGGACCGTCGCGTGGATGCTGCGCCGGCGGCTGGATACGGACGAGCGCCAGGTCAAACGGCTCGCCGTGTGCGACTTCGGCGGTCTGACGGCCGCGACCATGCCGTACGGGAGGTTCGAGCCGCTCACCCTGATGGCGAAACTCCACGCCGTGCTGTTCTCCCTCGACGACGGCGTGTGCGACGAGGCCGGGGCCACGGCGGAGCGGCTCGCGCAGGAGACCTCGCGCATCATGCGCGCCGTGGAGGCGCCCGAGGCGGGGTCCGCCGGGGACTCGCCGCACACGGCGGCGCTGCGCCGGCTCCGGGTGGAGCTGGAAGCGTTCGCCTCGCCGCGGCAGCTGCGGCGGATGACGGAGGCGATGCGCGTCTACACCTCCGGGCTGGTGTGGGAGGCGTCCTGGCGCGGCCGTCCCGATCTGCCCTCGCTGGACGACTACGTCGCCCTGTGGATGCGCTCCATCGGGATGGCGCCCTCCACCGCGATGATCGAGATCGTCGGCGGCTTCTCGGTCCCGGACCGGGACCTTCAGGACGCCCGGGTACGGGCCCTCACGGAGATCACCTGGACCCTGGTCAGCTGGGACAACGACCTGTACTCGCGCAACAAGGAGCTGGAGCGCGCCGACGACAACCTCAATCTGATCGATGTCGTCTGCCAGGAGCAGGACTGCGAGCCCCGGCGGGCGCTGGTGCGGGTCGTCACCATGCGGGACCGGGTCATGGTGCTGTTCGAGCGGCTGGCCGCGCAGGTCCTCGACGAAGCCGGCAAGGACCTGCGCCAATATGTGCACGGACTGGCCCAGTTCGTCCGCGGCCATCTCGACTGGGCGTCGTCGTGCCCCCGTTACGCCGTCGAGTCGGGACCGCGGGCGGCCCCCGGCGGATGGTGGAAGCCGCAGCCGGCCGACAACAGTCTGGAGCCGCTGCCGATCCCCACGATCGCGTGGTGGTGGGACCAGCTGGACAGTGACTGA
- a CDS encoding NmrA family NAD(P)-binding protein, producing MTTESAPVLVAGATGRQGGAVARALLARGVPVRALVRDPATARAKAVEVLGAELVTGDLDDRDSVTRAADGARAVFSVQMPDMNGRLFEGELAQAVHLIEGARAAGVPQFVHTSVSGAGQHTGSPGWAEGRWAALEPYYATKTGIQDRVREAGFPHWTLLKPCFFMENFLPSEEFLFPRGIEGGLVSVLKPGTRVSLVAVDDIGSAAAAAVAEPERFDRVALELASDYLTMTDIAAVLSRSTGTVLAAPDMTLEEAAAAGMPAMGASHDFLNEAGQPARPEYARALGIPLTGFAEWATAHLRAAV from the coding sequence ATGACCACCGAGTCCGCGCCCGTCCTGGTCGCCGGGGCCACCGGTCGGCAGGGCGGCGCCGTCGCACGTGCCCTGCTCGCCAGGGGCGTTCCCGTACGGGCCCTGGTCCGTGACCCCGCGACCGCCCGCGCGAAGGCCGTCGAAGTGCTGGGCGCCGAGCTGGTCACCGGCGACCTCGACGACCGCGACTCCGTGACCCGGGCCGCCGACGGGGCCCGCGCCGTCTTCTCCGTACAGATGCCGGACATGAACGGACGTCTCTTCGAGGGCGAGTTGGCCCAGGCCGTCCATCTGATCGAGGGGGCGAGGGCCGCCGGGGTGCCGCAGTTCGTGCACACCTCCGTCTCCGGCGCCGGGCAGCACACCGGGAGCCCCGGCTGGGCCGAGGGCCGCTGGGCCGCGCTGGAGCCCTACTACGCCACCAAGACCGGGATCCAGGACCGGGTGCGGGAGGCCGGCTTCCCGCACTGGACGCTGCTCAAGCCGTGCTTCTTCATGGAGAACTTCCTGCCGTCCGAGGAATTCCTCTTCCCCCGGGGCATCGAGGGCGGTCTGGTGAGCGTCCTGAAGCCCGGCACCCGGGTGTCCCTCGTCGCGGTCGACGACATCGGCTCGGCGGCCGCCGCGGCCGTCGCCGAGCCCGAGCGCTTCGACCGGGTCGCACTCGAACTGGCCAGTGACTACCTGACGATGACCGACATCGCGGCGGTCCTCTCGCGCAGTACGGGAACGGTCCTTGCCGCACCCGACATGACCCTGGAGGAAGCCGCCGCCGCCGGGATGCCGGCCATGGGCGCGAGCCACGATTTCCTGAACGAGGCCGGTCAGCCGGCCCGCCCGGAGTACGCGCGGGCCCTCGGCATCCCGCTCACCGGCTTCGCGGAATGGGCGACCGCGCACCTGCGGGCCGCGGTCTGA
- a CDS encoding GTP-binding protein, protein MDFRDSDTITGPRSEDVLPDTATSAVKIVIVGGFGVGKTTMVGSVSEIRPLTTEETMTQAGVGVDDNSGVETKTATTVAMDFGRISISERLVLYLFGTPGQERFWFLWNGLFEGALGAVVLVDTRRLEVSFDVIGRLEERGVPFVVAVNTFPDAPHHPVEALRRALDLPDEVPMIDCDARLRESSRDTLLTLMRYLHALAVPAG, encoded by the coding sequence ATGGACTTCAGAGACTCTGACACGATCACCGGCCCCAGGAGCGAAGACGTCCTGCCCGACACGGCCACCTCCGCGGTGAAGATCGTGATCGTGGGCGGCTTCGGGGTCGGCAAGACGACCATGGTGGGCTCGGTCAGCGAGATCCGGCCGCTCACCACCGAGGAGACCATGACCCAGGCCGGAGTGGGGGTCGACGACAACTCCGGCGTCGAGACCAAGACCGCCACCACCGTCGCCATGGACTTCGGCCGCATCAGCATCAGCGAGCGGCTGGTCCTCTATCTCTTCGGCACCCCCGGCCAGGAACGTTTCTGGTTCCTCTGGAACGGCCTCTTCGAGGGCGCGCTGGGCGCCGTCGTCCTCGTCGACACCCGCCGCCTCGAAGTCAGCTTCGATGTGATCGGACGGCTGGAGGAGCGCGGCGTCCCCTTCGTCGTCGCCGTCAACACCTTCCCGGACGCGCCGCACCACCCCGTCGAGGCGCTGCGGCGGGCCCTCGACCTGCCGGACGAGGTACCGATGATCGACTGCGACGCCCGGCTGCGCGAGTCGAGCCGCGACACCCTGCTCACGCTGATGCGCTATCTGCACGCACTGGCCGTACCGGCGGGCTGA